The genomic region CGGTGCAGAAGCGCATCTACGAGAACCTCTCGCTGCTGTCCGGCGTCCCCGTGGCAGACATCCCCTGCAGTGTCGACGGCTGTGGTGCGCCGACTCATGCCATGAGCCTGCAGGCCATGGCGACGGCCTTTGCCCGGCTGGCGTGGCCTGACGAGATGCCGGAGCCGATCCAGCAGGCTGCACCACGAATCGTCGCCGCCATGGCCGCCGATCCGGTGATGGTGAGCAGTCGCGGGAGCTTCAACAGCCTTCTGCTTGGGGCCGGGATGGGTCGCATCGTCGCCAAGGGAGGCGCTGAGGGCCTTTTCGTCCTCGGCGTCACCACGCGCGGACTGGGGATTGCCGTGCGCACCTCGGACGGCAGTGGCCGCTGCCATCCGCCGGTCGTCTTGCACCTTCTGGCTTCCCTGGGTTGCCTGGAGCGCGACCTGGGCGAGGCCCTGGCCGACTTCGTGCGCCCCAAGATCACCAACTGCCATGGCGTGAGCGTCGGCGAGATCAGACCCACCTTCGAGCTTGCCTGAGTCTGCGAAACGTGCATCGCTGAAAAGGGGATTGTCTGTGAGCATCAAGGTAGGGCTGGCGGGAGCCGGAGCCGTCGCACGAGCACACCTGCGGGCCTTCGTCCGTCACCAGCAGGTCGAGGCCGTCCAGGTGGCAGACCCGTGCGCGGAGGCTCGTGACCGGCTGGCCGCCGAGTACGGAATCCTCCGCCGCAGTTGCGCTGACCTCGCCGAGCTCTTGGCCGACGAATCGCTGGAGCTCATCGACCTGTGCACGCCGCCGGAGCTTCATTGCGAGCAGGCCCTCGCGGCTCTTCGGGCCGCGAAGCACGTCATCGTCGAGACACCCCTGGCGCTGACGGTACAGGACTGTGACGAGATGATCCAGGTGGCCGCCGAGACCGGCCGCCACCTCTACTGTGCCCTCAACCACCGCTGGTTCCCCGCCCATCGACGCGCAGAGGAGGCTCTTGCGGCAGGCGAGATCGGTCGTCCCCTGCTCGGCATGGTCGCTGTTCTCGGCGATCAGCGACCGCTTGCCGCCGACCTTCCCAACTGGCGCGATTCCTGGCAGCAGGCAGCGGGCACCACCCTCCTTGAGAGTGGCTATCACGCGGTGTACCTGCTCCAGCGCTTCTTCGGACCGACGAGCGCCGTCACGGTAACCACCGGCAAGCTGAGCCAACCGGATAGCGAAGCCGAGGTCGCTGCCGACGATACCTGCCTGGTGGCGCTGGAGATGCAGAGTGGAGCCCTGTGCAACGTGGTGGTCACCTACGCCGCTGCTGGTGACCGCTGGAGTGAGGAGCGTCGTCTGATTGGTTCCGAGGGTTCGCTTCTGATCCGGGACAATCCCGAGGACGAGATGCC from Armatimonadia bacterium harbors:
- a CDS encoding asparaginase, producing the protein MPEALAHVTRGDLIECIHYGDLAVCDAAGKLVASVGDPSRRVYWRSSAKPIQALGVVQSGAADRFAFTARELSVCCASHSGSAEHVETVRGILAKIGLDETALQCGTHWPGDTAERNRLIKADASPSPVHNNCSGKHSGMLASTVAWGADPGGYLALDHPVQKRIYENLSLLSGVPVADIPCSVDGCGAPTHAMSLQAMATAFARLAWPDEMPEPIQQAAPRIVAAMAADPVMVSSRGSFNSLLLGAGMGRIVAKGGAEGLFVLGVTTRGLGIAVRTSDGSGRCHPPVVLHLLASLGCLERDLGEALADFVRPKITNCHGVSVGEIRPTFELA
- a CDS encoding Gfo/Idh/MocA family oxidoreductase — its product is MSIKVGLAGAGAVARAHLRAFVRHQQVEAVQVADPCAEARDRLAAEYGILRRSCADLAELLADESLELIDLCTPPELHCEQALAALRAAKHVIVETPLALTVQDCDEMIQVAAETGRHLYCALNHRWFPAHRRAEEALAAGEIGRPLLGMVAVLGDQRPLAADLPNWRDSWQQAAGTTLLESGYHAVYLLQRFFGPTSAVTVTTGKLSQPDSEAEVAADDTCLVALEMQSGALCNVVVTYAAAGDRWSEERRLIGSEGSLLIRDNPEDEMP